In Psychrobacter immobilis, a single genomic region encodes these proteins:
- the rpsA gene encoding 30S ribosomal protein S1, with translation MESFAELFEASIEETGLDIERGSVITGTVVAIDNDWITVDTGLKSEGIVAREEFLSEEGELEVEVGDSVDVVVEAVDNGMGQTLLSREKAKRVETWNFLEKIADNDEIVKGIISSKVKGGFTVDIGSVRAFLPGSLVDVRPIRDTTHLEGKELEFKVIKLDQKRNNVVVSRRAVMEAENSAEREELLNKLEEGIEIEGIVKNLTDYGAFVDLGGIDGLLHITDMAWRRIKHPSEVVEVGQDLKVKVLKFDRERNRVSLGLKQLGTDPWDNVGGTYPVGSVVKARVTNLTDYGCFAEISEGIEGLVHVSEMDHTNKNIHPSKVVQVGDEVEVMILDIDEERRRISLGIKQTLANPWDEFDKKHERGDKITGTIKSITDFGIFIGLDGGIDGLVHLSDISWNETGEDAIRNYNKGDTVEAMVLSVDAEANRISLGVKQLSSDPFNEYLVNNDRGAIVNGKVKEVDAKGATIELADEVEAYLRASEIQRDRVEDATKHLSVGDDVEAKIISVDRKTRNINLSIKAKDEAEERQAIKELSSTSTTSTTASSDAQPKTIGDLIKEQMQ, from the coding sequence ATGGAATCATTTGCTGAACTATTTGAAGCGAGCATCGAAGAAACAGGTCTGGATATCGAGCGTGGCTCGGTTATCACTGGTACTGTTGTGGCCATTGATAACGACTGGATCACTGTTGATACTGGTCTGAAATCTGAAGGTATCGTCGCTCGTGAAGAGTTTTTAAGCGAAGAAGGCGAACTTGAAGTTGAAGTTGGCGATAGCGTTGATGTCGTGGTTGAAGCGGTTGATAACGGCATGGGTCAAACCTTGCTTTCACGTGAAAAAGCCAAACGTGTTGAAACTTGGAACTTCCTTGAAAAAATCGCTGACAATGATGAAATCGTAAAAGGTATCATCTCAAGCAAAGTGAAAGGCGGTTTCACTGTAGATATCGGTTCAGTACGCGCGTTCCTACCAGGTTCATTGGTAGATGTACGTCCTATCCGTGACACCACGCATCTTGAAGGTAAAGAGCTAGAATTCAAAGTTATCAAACTTGATCAAAAACGCAACAACGTTGTTGTTAGCCGTCGTGCAGTTATGGAAGCTGAAAATTCAGCTGAGCGCGAAGAGCTATTGAACAAGCTTGAAGAAGGCATCGAGATCGAAGGTATCGTTAAGAACCTTACTGATTACGGCGCATTCGTTGATCTAGGTGGTATCGATGGTCTATTGCACATCACTGACATGGCATGGCGCCGTATCAAGCATCCATCTGAAGTTGTTGAAGTTGGTCAAGACCTAAAAGTTAAAGTATTGAAGTTTGACCGTGAGCGCAATCGCGTTAGCCTAGGTCTAAAACAACTTGGTACTGATCCTTGGGATAACGTTGGCGGCACATACCCAGTAGGTAGTGTGGTTAAAGCACGCGTAACCAACTTAACTGATTATGGTTGTTTCGCTGAGATTTCTGAAGGTATTGAAGGTCTAGTACACGTGTCAGAAATGGATCATACCAACAAAAACATCCACCCATCAAAAGTTGTTCAAGTGGGTGATGAAGTTGAAGTAATGATTCTTGATATCGATGAAGAACGTCGTCGTATCAGCTTAGGTATCAAACAAACTCTTGCTAACCCATGGGATGAGTTTGATAAGAAACATGAGCGCGGTGATAAAATCACTGGTACGATCAAATCAATCACTGACTTCGGTATCTTTATCGGTCTAGACGGTGGTATTGATGGTCTTGTTCATCTATCTGATATCTCTTGGAACGAAACAGGCGAAGACGCTATCCGTAACTACAATAAAGGCGACACCGTTGAAGCAATGGTATTGTCAGTAGATGCAGAAGCAAACCGTATCAGTCTAGGCGTGAAGCAGTTAAGCTCTGATCCATTCAACGAATACCTAGTCAACAATGACCGCGGTGCTATCGTTAATGGTAAAGTAAAAGAAGTAGATGCTAAAGGCGCTACTATCGAGCTTGCTGACGAAGTTGAAGCGTATCTACGTGCCTCTGAAATTCAACGTGATCGCGTTGAAGATGCGACTAAGCATTTGAGCGTTGGTGATGACGTTGAAGCGAAAATCATCAGTGTTGATCGTAAAACTCGCAACATCAACTTGTCTATCAAAGCGAAAGACGAAGCTGAAGAGCGTCAAGCGATTAAAGAGCTAAGCAGCACTAGCACGACTAGTACTACTGCCAGTTCTGATGCACAGCCAAAAACAATTGGTGACTTGATCAAAGAGCAAATGCAGTAA
- a CDS encoding integration host factor subunit beta, whose translation MQQAINKSEFISNLSANCDNMTDTVVDDAVREILNLMTDTLANDGRVEVRGFGSFCLHHRRARMGRNPKTGESVPVPAKAIPHFKPGKALREAVNDTVANS comes from the coding sequence ATGCAGCAAGCGATTAACAAGTCCGAATTTATTAGTAATTTAAGTGCGAACTGTGACAATATGACTGATACTGTAGTCGATGATGCAGTACGTGAAATATTAAACTTGATGACCGATACGTTAGCCAATGATGGACGCGTAGAAGTTCGTGGTTTTGGCAGTTTTTGTCTGCACCATCGTCGTGCCCGTATGGGTCGAAATCCTAAAACAGGAGAAAGCGTACCTGTACCTGCCAAAGCGATACCGCACTTTAAACCAGGTAAAGCATTACGTGAAGCAGTCAATGATACAGTAGCAAATAGTTAA
- a CDS encoding lipopolysaccharide assembly protein LapA domain-containing protein — MRFLLFVLLFLSFAYSLGLVLANNTEVGVNLLFSQAPTMNLGLLLILCLMLGIVIGILLALLIFRVLQNKWEISRLQKANVNLQAQLTQANAVIDRQASAPTVEEAVYGSTATNVQVQDAEVLTVDEGATLTKQKRE, encoded by the coding sequence ATGCGCTTTTTACTATTTGTATTGCTGTTTTTGAGCTTTGCTTATTCACTTGGTTTGGTGTTGGCAAATAATACCGAAGTTGGCGTAAATTTATTATTCTCGCAAGCACCGACGATGAATCTAGGATTGCTGCTGATTTTATGCCTTATGCTTGGTATTGTTATTGGCATCTTGTTGGCACTGCTTATCTTCCGTGTCTTACAGAATAAGTGGGAAATCTCGCGTTTGCAAAAAGCGAATGTGAACTTGCAAGCGCAACTGACACAAGCCAATGCTGTCATTGATCGCCAAGCAAGTGCGCCAACGGTGGAAGAAGCTGTTTATGGTTCGACAGCAACCAATGTGCAAGTGCAAGACGCAGAAGTACTTACTGTAGATGAAGGCGCGACACTTACCAAACAAAAGCGAGAATAA
- the pyrF gene encoding orotidine-5'-phosphate decarboxylase, which produces MNNTMNSPVIVALDNMTMEASIALADQLDPTSCRLKVGKELFTRCGPEIVKALHQRNFDVFLDLKFHDIPNTTAQAVLAAAELGVWMVNVHASAGLEAMSLAKQRLLDGNFDTLLIAVTVLTSMDNQALMQTGITDGLDAQVSRLAQLTKQAGLDGVVCSAQEAKTLKTLCGQDFKLITPGIRLLDDNADDQKRICTPKQALDDGSDYLVIGRSITQAADPAAKLQKILRGI; this is translated from the coding sequence ATGAATAATACAATGAACTCCCCAGTCATCGTTGCCTTAGATAATATGACGATGGAGGCATCGATAGCATTAGCTGATCAGTTAGATCCAACATCATGCCGCTTAAAAGTGGGTAAAGAGCTATTTACTCGCTGTGGTCCTGAGATAGTTAAGGCGCTACATCAGCGTAATTTTGACGTATTTCTAGACTTGAAATTCCATGATATTCCTAATACTACCGCTCAAGCGGTACTAGCGGCAGCTGAGCTTGGCGTATGGATGGTGAATGTGCATGCCAGCGCGGGCTTAGAGGCGATGTCATTGGCTAAACAGCGCTTGTTAGACGGTAATTTTGATACCTTGCTGATAGCCGTCACCGTGCTGACCTCTATGGATAATCAAGCATTGATGCAAACAGGTATTACCGATGGTCTAGATGCGCAAGTGAGTCGATTGGCACAATTAACCAAGCAAGCAGGTCTTGATGGCGTGGTCTGTTCAGCGCAAGAAGCTAAAACGCTCAAGACACTATGTGGTCAAGATTTTAAATTGATTACCCCTGGTATTCGCTTGCTAGACGACAATGCAGATGATCAAAAACGTATTTGCACGCCAAAACAGGCGTTAGACGATGGTTCTGATTATTTGGTGATTGGTCGTTCAATTACTCAGGCAGCAGATCCTGCGGCTAAATTACAAAAGATACTCCGAGGTATTTAG
- a CDS encoding metallophosphoesterase, whose protein sequence is MKLQILSDLHIDSYARQSHPLGHIPKTDADVVLVAGDTANSDSGMPWLQEQAARLQVPVITIAGNHEYFNEDVLHFDKKLATWDNYNAQSQQGVRFLQCQHIDIGDIRILGCTLWTDYQYQANEDTIAAAMRFMRDYKKIYAGGELFSPEVSMQIHTEHRQWLQQALIMAQALGKKTVVMSHHSISPLSVSEKFANLPSNAAFVSDLSGWMHEDWAPILWVHGHTHEAFDYRIGNTRIIVNPRAYPNEVSSTALAFAWDKVIDIG, encoded by the coding sequence ATGAAATTACAGATTTTAAGTGACTTACATATTGACAGTTATGCGCGTCAGTCACATCCGCTAGGGCATATTCCCAAAACTGATGCAGACGTGGTATTAGTTGCGGGCGATACTGCCAACAGCGATAGTGGTATGCCATGGCTACAAGAGCAGGCAGCACGTTTGCAAGTGCCTGTAATTACGATAGCTGGTAATCATGAATACTTTAATGAAGATGTGCTACATTTTGATAAAAAGCTGGCGACTTGGGACAATTATAATGCCCAGTCGCAGCAAGGCGTCCGTTTTCTACAGTGTCAACATATTGATATTGGTGACATACGTATCCTAGGTTGTACCTTATGGACAGATTACCAATATCAGGCCAATGAAGACACTATAGCTGCTGCTATGCGCTTTATGCGTGACTATAAAAAAATCTATGCTGGAGGAGAGCTTTTTTCACCTGAAGTATCGATGCAAATCCATACTGAGCATCGTCAGTGGCTACAGCAAGCACTGATAATGGCGCAAGCATTGGGTAAAAAAACGGTGGTCATGAGTCATCATAGTATTAGCCCATTATCGGTGTCTGAAAAATTTGCCAACCTACCGAGTAATGCCGCCTTTGTCAGTGATTTGTCTGGCTGGATGCATGAAGATTGGGCGCCAATACTATGGGTACATGGACATACACACGAAGCATTTGATTACCGTATTGGTAATACACGAATCATTGTCAATCCACGTGCGTATCCAAACGAAGTGAGCAGCACTGCATTAGCGTTTGCGTGGGACAAAGTCATTGATATCGGCTAA
- a CDS encoding histidine phosphatase family protein: MSKYLNNTPSKLSAEKLASHTPSAPAPSHLPDSMISSVSLLPEDKRLILFTRHSLRERSDGNGFASYQLPLTPKGRVLAKSWGRWLAGHLPYSLDVDSISSPIGRCIDTAQLMQAGAGLQRDITHQSLLVEPGSLVTEPEIANPVFKEIGVLNFINRFLQGNLEGTKNAYQGGLDILSLFYQHQPQQGHLMLAVSHDTLLSAFLAVMFDVVEIDWNDWPKMMEGVFLWFDDKPFEQARAHFVWRGELYVRPIHTLLEDYRAAGFHPNTLLLPPEVKWI; this comes from the coding sequence ATGAGCAAATATCTCAATAACACTCCCTCAAAACTGTCTGCTGAAAAGCTTGCGAGTCATACTCCAAGTGCTCCGGCGCCTTCGCACTTGCCTGATAGTATGATTTCCTCAGTCAGCTTATTGCCTGAAGATAAACGGCTGATTTTATTTACCAGACATTCCTTACGTGAACGCTCTGATGGCAATGGTTTTGCCAGTTATCAATTACCCCTAACACCTAAAGGTCGAGTACTAGCAAAGTCTTGGGGGCGTTGGTTGGCAGGGCATTTACCGTACTCGCTCGATGTAGACAGTATCTCAAGTCCGATTGGACGCTGTATTGACACGGCGCAGCTGATGCAAGCAGGTGCGGGACTACAACGTGATATTACGCATCAGTCATTGTTGGTCGAGCCTGGTAGCCTAGTGACTGAGCCTGAAATAGCAAATCCAGTATTTAAAGAAATTGGCGTGCTCAACTTTATCAATCGATTTTTGCAAGGTAATTTAGAGGGGACTAAAAACGCTTACCAAGGCGGTCTCGATATTTTATCGTTGTTTTATCAGCATCAGCCGCAGCAAGGGCATCTCATGCTTGCTGTTAGTCATGATACTTTGTTGTCTGCTTTTTTAGCAGTGATGTTTGATGTGGTCGAGATTGATTGGAATGATTGGCCAAAGATGATGGAAGGCGTGTTTTTGTGGTTTGATGATAAGCCGTTTGAACAAGCCAGAGCACACTTCGTTTGGCGCGGTGAATTGTATGTGCGCCCGATTCATACTTTATTAGAAGACTACCGTGCTGCCGGCTTTCATCCTAATACATTGCTCTTACCACCAGAAGTGAAATGGATCTAA
- the rpsT gene encoding 30S ribosomal protein S20, whose amino-acid sequence MANTAQARKRARQNTKRRQNSASQRSMVRTYLKRVDAAIAAKDYDAATEAYKKAVPVLDRMADKGIIHKNKAARRKSRLNKTIKGLQA is encoded by the coding sequence GTGGCTAATACTGCACAAGCTCGTAAACGCGCCCGTCAAAACACCAAACGTCGTCAGAACTCTGCGTCACAACGCTCTATGGTTCGTACTTACTTAAAACGTGTTGATGCGGCTATCGCAGCTAAAGATTATGACGCGGCTACCGAAGCTTACAAAAAAGCGGTACCAGTTCTTGATCGTATGGCTGACAAAGGTATTATTCATAAGAATAAAGCTGCTCGTCGTAAGAGCCGCCTAAACAAAACCATCAAAGGCCTACAAGCTTAA
- a CDS encoding NAD-dependent epimerase/dehydratase family protein, protein MQRKAIVIGATGLVGQHLVKQLSELYDTLIVIARRPPRYINTSMRFYQVNDFDNLAEIFASVGVDRKTDAFSCLGTTKKQAGSDEAFRKVDHDYNVNFAKLCQDKGVENFFLLSSMNADIHSRFLYNRVKAETEQSIMALGFTQLVIFRPSLLLGKHKGRPLESIGQKAFQLISPLVSESLSLHPISAKRVAIAMAMSAHDVYQRNKYRTEPAIQTTDIIENKQMLAMTKVKK, encoded by the coding sequence ATGCAGCGAAAAGCAATTGTAATTGGCGCGACAGGATTGGTCGGACAGCATCTTGTCAAACAGCTTAGTGAGCTTTATGACACGTTAATTGTGATTGCAAGGCGTCCGCCACGCTATATCAATACCAGCATGCGTTTTTATCAGGTTAATGATTTTGATAATTTGGCTGAAATATTTGCCAGCGTTGGCGTTGATCGAAAGACGGACGCTTTTAGCTGTCTTGGTACGACTAAGAAGCAGGCTGGTAGCGATGAGGCCTTTCGAAAGGTTGATCATGATTATAATGTCAATTTTGCCAAACTGTGCCAAGACAAAGGTGTTGAAAACTTCTTTTTGTTATCATCCATGAATGCTGATATTCATAGTCGGTTTTTATACAATCGGGTCAAGGCGGAAACTGAGCAGTCTATTATGGCGCTAGGTTTTACGCAGCTAGTCATTTTCCGTCCGTCCTTGTTACTTGGCAAGCATAAAGGTCGTCCGCTTGAAAGTATTGGTCAAAAAGCCTTTCAGCTGATATCGCCCTTAGTTTCAGAATCATTGTCACTGCATCCCATTTCCGCCAAACGCGTTGCCATTGCCATGGCGATGAGTGCGCATGATGTTTATCAGCGTAATAAATACCGTACTGAACCTGCTATCCAAACCACTGATATCATCGAAAATAAGCAAATGCTAGCGATGACTAAAGTTAAAAAATAG
- the rraA gene encoding ribonuclease E activity regulator RraA produces the protein MPESITMDKENFVTCDLLDANPESQVCLPNIEGKSFHSFGGKDKFCGEIVTVKCFEDNSRVKSLLNSDGKDKDGNGKVLVVDGGGSMRCALLGDMIAQSAIDNDWAGVIVYGCVRDVDDMAAMDIGVMALGCIPRKSNRRDEGQTDIEISFGDLTLNSGMFVYADNNGIIASDKPLI, from the coding sequence ATGCCAGAATCAATAACGATGGATAAAGAGAACTTTGTGACCTGTGATTTATTGGATGCCAATCCTGAGTCGCAGGTGTGTTTGCCTAATATCGAAGGTAAGTCTTTTCATAGCTTTGGTGGCAAGGACAAGTTCTGCGGTGAAATTGTGACGGTGAAATGCTTCGAAGACAATAGTCGCGTCAAATCATTACTAAATAGCGATGGTAAAGACAAGGATGGTAACGGTAAGGTGTTGGTGGTTGACGGTGGTGGTTCAATGCGTTGTGCGCTGCTAGGCGACATGATTGCGCAGTCAGCGATTGATAATGATTGGGCGGGGGTTATCGTATACGGCTGCGTCCGTGATGTTGATGATATGGCAGCAATGGACATCGGTGTGATGGCACTTGGTTGCATTCCGCGTAAATCCAATCGCCGCGATGAAGGTCAAACGGATATTGAAATTAGCTTTGGTGATTTAACACTAAATTCTGGTATGTTTGTCTACGCAGACAATAACGGTATTATCGCTAGCGACAAGCCATTAATTTAA
- the mfd gene encoding transcription-repair coupling factor — protein sequence MPITALTDAFEPINQQLFPIQNAERRWLAPVHGAVSSLWLASLVQTPLWNVADRLKVVVTRDQNQLNQIETELAFCGVDAYVFPDWETLTYDELSPHQDIVSERINLLTDMPTSGVLLISVQALMHRVAPPSWLIGQHFDLSVGDRFDINTQRGLLAKAGYRAVENVFEPGEFAVRGSIIDIFAMGQPFPLRLDLFDDEIETIRFFNPQTQRTLTVDDLKTMMSGNDSSMGKESLSLLHKLPDISKPIEQFQILPAKEFPLDEGREMFRTNFATMFPNASSRKFELHKDVMAGIASSGLEYYQPLFFDLKAWTAESSLFAYLPSDALFITDELINEKQVDYWSQIQRRYEERRHDIDKPIVAPELLYLLSNTLNEHLNHYPRVILSARNELASMTDVAAIDSDDSLLADGSLLEVEEQSDSQPQLPLAPSKQQGLVTLSAQEPPQLTVNHQKAEPLTQLLEFLALQAQTATPILIVAETAGRREILIELFKGKIDIKAYDSFEAFLAADKTNNVEGNKLPQVGLTVAPIERGVYVPERLVLISETQLFGRQVLQTRRRRQSGVSEEFLVKSVTEITEGSPVVHIEHGIGRYNGLITLDVGDGEQEFIHLKYADDASIYVPVANLQMINRYSGGDPALAPLHKIGSGKWDKAKQKALEQIHDVAAELLNMQARREAKVGIHFKIDASQYELFASQFAFEETPDQANAIHAVMEDMRQNQPMDRLICGDVGFGKTEVAMRAAFIAVSAGYQVAVLVPTTLLAGQHEDNFRDRFADWPVRIETLSRFGGKKHQETVLTDLAAGKVDIVIGTHKLLQPDVKFSNLGLMIVDEEHRFGVRHKERIKAIQTDVDSMSMTATPIPRTLNMALSGMRDMSIIATPPARRLAIKTFVMQKTDALMKEAILRELLRGGQVYLLHNDVASIERMAETIRELVPEARVGVAHGQMQERQLEQVMQQFYHKKFNVLICSTIIETGIDVPNANTIIIERADKFGLAQLHQLRGRVGRSHHQAYCYLLVPSIKGLKGDAKRRLHAIERANTLGAGFMLASEDLEIRGAGEILGKQQSGNMQAIGFSLYMDMLERATKAIKAGKEPDLSTPLSLTSEINLHSSALIPEEYLHDVHQRLLFYKRISNADDKEALIDIRTEMIDRFGTLPEQTKQLFAIHGLRIQAEPLKINKIDANSNSMTLEFAPDTPVDALAIIKLIQSNGQRYRMNGASGIRYQDADKLATPQQRVTAIQELLRYFSEHMVAESA from the coding sequence ATGCCTATCACTGCTTTGACTGACGCCTTTGAACCAATTAACCAGCAGTTGTTTCCTATCCAGAATGCCGAGCGGCGTTGGCTGGCACCTGTGCATGGTGCAGTCAGCAGTTTGTGGCTAGCAAGTCTGGTGCAAACACCGCTATGGAATGTTGCCGACCGATTAAAAGTTGTGGTGACGCGTGACCAAAACCAGCTCAATCAAATAGAGACGGAATTGGCATTTTGCGGCGTCGATGCTTATGTGTTCCCCGATTGGGAGACGTTGACCTATGATGAGCTGTCACCGCATCAAGACATTGTTAGTGAGCGTATCAATCTATTAACCGATATGCCAACGTCAGGCGTGCTGCTCATCTCGGTTCAGGCATTGATGCATCGTGTCGCACCGCCAAGCTGGCTGATAGGGCAGCATTTTGATTTGAGCGTTGGTGATCGATTTGATATCAATACCCAGCGCGGATTGCTGGCAAAGGCAGGCTACCGCGCCGTTGAGAATGTATTTGAGCCGGGTGAATTCGCGGTACGTGGCAGTATCATTGATATCTTTGCCATGGGTCAGCCGTTTCCACTACGTTTAGATTTGTTTGATGATGAGATTGAGACCATTCGTTTTTTTAATCCGCAAACCCAGCGGACATTGACCGTTGATGACCTCAAAACCATGATGAGTGGCAACGATAGTAGCATGGGCAAAGAGTCACTATCACTGCTACACAAGTTGCCAGATATCTCAAAACCTATCGAACAATTCCAAATACTACCCGCCAAAGAATTTCCGCTTGATGAAGGGCGTGAGATGTTTCGTACCAACTTCGCCACAATGTTCCCTAATGCGAGCAGTCGTAAGTTTGAGCTACATAAAGACGTAATGGCAGGTATCGCTAGTAGCGGACTTGAATATTATCAGCCGCTATTTTTTGATTTAAAAGCGTGGACAGCAGAGAGTAGCTTGTTTGCTTACTTACCAAGCGATGCGCTGTTTATCACTGATGAATTGATTAATGAAAAACAGGTAGATTACTGGTCACAAATTCAGCGCCGTTATGAAGAGCGCCGTCATGATATCGATAAACCTATTGTCGCGCCTGAGTTGCTGTATTTATTGTCAAATACTCTTAACGAACATCTTAATCATTATCCACGGGTGATTCTCAGTGCACGCAATGAGCTGGCTAGCATGACGGATGTTGCTGCGATTGACAGCGATGACTCATTGTTAGCAGATGGTTCATTGCTGGAAGTTGAAGAGCAGTCAGATTCACAGCCACAACTGCCGCTTGCGCCGAGTAAGCAACAAGGCTTGGTGACGCTCAGTGCGCAAGAGCCGCCACAATTGACCGTTAACCACCAAAAGGCTGAGCCTCTTACCCAGCTATTAGAATTTTTAGCGTTACAAGCGCAAACAGCGACGCCAATATTGATCGTTGCTGAAACAGCGGGTCGCCGCGAAATTCTCATCGAGTTGTTTAAAGGCAAGATTGACATTAAGGCTTATGACAGCTTTGAGGCGTTTTTAGCAGCGGACAAGACCAACAATGTTGAAGGTAATAAGCTGCCGCAGGTTGGTTTAACCGTTGCGCCCATTGAACGTGGGGTATATGTTCCTGAGCGTTTGGTGCTGATTAGTGAGACGCAATTATTTGGTCGCCAAGTATTGCAAACACGCCGTCGTCGTCAAAGTGGCGTGTCTGAAGAGTTCTTGGTTAAGAGTGTTACTGAAATAACCGAAGGTAGCCCAGTTGTTCATATCGAGCATGGTATTGGGCGTTACAATGGGCTGATTACGTTAGATGTGGGTGATGGCGAGCAAGAGTTTATTCACTTAAAATATGCCGATGATGCCAGTATTTATGTGCCCGTTGCTAATTTGCAAATGATTAACCGTTATAGTGGCGGTGATCCAGCGCTTGCGCCATTGCACAAAATCGGTAGCGGAAAATGGGATAAAGCCAAGCAAAAAGCGCTTGAGCAAATCCATGACGTAGCGGCCGAGCTGCTTAATATGCAAGCGCGTCGTGAAGCTAAAGTCGGTATTCATTTTAAAATAGATGCGTCACAGTATGAGCTCTTTGCCAGTCAATTTGCCTTTGAAGAAACGCCGGATCAAGCCAATGCCATTCATGCGGTGATGGAAGACATGCGACAAAACCAACCAATGGATCGGCTCATCTGCGGTGATGTGGGTTTTGGTAAAACAGAAGTGGCTATGCGGGCAGCATTCATTGCTGTCAGCGCCGGTTATCAGGTAGCGGTGCTAGTGCCGACGACCTTGCTGGCCGGTCAGCATGAAGACAATTTCCGCGACCGTTTTGCTGATTGGCCAGTGCGTATCGAGACGCTCTCACGCTTTGGCGGCAAAAAGCATCAAGAAACGGTGTTGACAGATTTAGCAGCAGGTAAAGTCGATATTGTCATCGGCACCCATAAACTGTTACAACCTGATGTGAAATTCTCTAATTTAGGTTTGATGATTGTCGACGAAGAACATCGCTTCGGGGTGCGCCATAAAGAGCGTATCAAGGCGATTCAGACTGATGTGGATAGTATGTCGATGACAGCAACCCCCATCCCTAGAACGCTCAATATGGCGCTCTCAGGTATGCGTGACATGTCAATTATCGCGACACCTCCAGCACGTCGTTTGGCGATTAAAACCTTTGTCATGCAAAAAACGGATGCTCTAATGAAAGAGGCCATCTTGCGTGAGTTATTGCGCGGTGGGCAGGTTTATTTATTACATAATGATGTGGCGAGCATTGAGCGTATGGCAGAAACCATACGTGAATTGGTGCCTGAGGCGAGAGTAGGGGTTGCTCACGGGCAAATGCAAGAGCGCCAACTTGAGCAAGTGATGCAGCAGTTTTATCATAAAAAATTCAACGTACTGATATGCTCCACCATTATCGAGACTGGTATTGATGTACCAAATGCTAATACCATTATCATTGAGCGCGCCGATAAGTTTGGCTTGGCACAATTACATCAGCTGCGTGGTCGTGTCGGTCGTAGTCATCATCAAGCGTACTGTTATCTACTTGTGCCTTCTATCAAAGGTCTAAAAGGCGATGCTAAACGCCGGTTGCATGCGATTGAACGCGCCAATACGCTGGGTGCAGGTTTTATGCTGGCTAGCGAAGACTTAGAAATTCGCGGTGCTGGCGAAATACTTGGTAAGCAGCAAAGTGGTAATATGCAGGCGATTGGTTTTAGCTTATATATGGACATGCTAGAGCGAGCAACTAAGGCGATTAAAGCGGGTAAAGAGCCTGATTTAAGCACACCGTTGTCGCTGACTAGTGAGATTAATCTGCATAGCTCAGCATTGATACCAGAAGAATATCTGCATGATGTCCATCAGCGTTTGTTATTTTATAAACGCATCAGTAATGCCGATGATAAAGAAGCATTGATTGATATTCGTACTGAAATGATTGACCGTTTTGGTACATTACCAGAGCAAACTAAGCAGTTATTCGCCATCCACGGACTGCGTATACAAGCTGAGCCGCTCAAGATTAATAAGATTGATGCCAATAGTAATAGCATGACATTAGAGTTTGCACCTGATACGCCAGTCGATGCCTTGGCAATTATTAAGTTGATTCAGAGCAATGGTCAGCGTTATCGTATGAACGGTGCTTCTGGTATTCGTTATCAAGATGCTGATAAGCTGGCAACGCCGCAACAGCGCGTCACCGCGATACAAGAGTTATTACGCTATTTTAGCGAGCATATGGTGGCAGAGTCAGCGTAG
- a CDS encoding HIT domain-containing protein, whose protein sequence is MFQLHHKLAADSFLVGDFPLSTCRLINDCQFPWLILVPRVSGIKELYELSEADQTQFLRESSWLSSQLAKTFQADKMNVAALGNQVPQLHFHHIVRYQNDMQWPNPVWGVPAIPYTKEVLAQMQQTLMMALRGHHQMPFDWQM, encoded by the coding sequence ATGTTCCAACTTCATCATAAACTTGCTGCCGATAGCTTTTTAGTGGGTGACTTCCCATTATCGACTTGTCGTTTAATCAATGATTGCCAGTTTCCTTGGTTAATATTAGTGCCGCGCGTATCAGGTATCAAAGAGTTATATGAGTTATCTGAAGCCGATCAAACACAGTTTTTACGTGAGTCAAGCTGGTTGTCGAGTCAGCTAGCCAAGACCTTTCAAGCTGATAAAATGAATGTAGCTGCACTCGGTAATCAAGTACCGCAACTTCATTTTCATCATATCGTTCGCTATCAAAATGACATGCAATGGCCAAATCCAGTATGGGGCGTCCCTGCTATTCCTTATACTAAAGAAGTGTTGGCTCAGATGCAGCAAACGTTAATGATGGCGCTACGTGGTCATCATCAAATGCCATTTGATTGGCAAATGTAA